The genomic DNA ACTGGGAGCAAAAGAAAGAAGATGTGAAAAAGTATCAGGCAGATACCTTTGTAATGGGAAACGACTGGGAAGGGAAATTTGATTTTCTCAGCGATGAAGGAGTTGAGGTGGTTTATCTAGAACGGACTCCTGAAATCAGCACAACTCAAATAAAGAGTGATTTGAACAAGAAGTAGACAACTATGAACATTCTACATTATACGATTGGTTTTGGACCTGAACGAACAGGCGGTCTAGTTAAATATGCCCAAGATATCATGGAAGAGCAAATTCGGCAGGGTCATGAAGTTTCAGCCCTATACCCTGCCAGCCAACTCTTCTTTGGAAAGAAAGTGGCTATCAAAAAAGGAGCCGGAGAAGGTATCCAAAAATATAAATTAGTGAATAGCCTGCCTCTCGCCCTCTTTGGAGGTATAAAAACGCCTGAGGATTTCATGGTTTCTTGTGACCCAGAACCCTATCGTCTGTTTTTGCAAACTCTTCAGCCGGATGTTATTCATGTCCACTCACTGATTGGTTTGCATAAAGAGTTTTTTGAGGTTGCTAATAGTCTCAAAATTCGTATGGTGTTCACGGCCCATGATTACTATGGACTGGCACCTTTACCTACTTTTTATTACAATGGTCGCTCTTTTGATGAAGACAATTCCAACTTGGCTTGGAATATTTTATCAGCTGATGCTTTGTCAACCGATAAGCTGCGTATTTTTCAATCATCTCTATACCCAACGATTCGAAAGGTGATGAAACAATTAGGTAAGAATCCTAAACACAAGGCTTATCAAGCAATTGAAACCATTGAAGAAAAGACAGACTATGCTTCCCTTCGGAACTACTATTTGGAAATCTTTTCTAAGATTGACTGTATCCACTTCAATAGTGAACTCTGCAAAGAGGTCTATACGAAGAATGTTTCGACACTGAAGCAGTTGGCGGTTTGCTCCATTACAAATAGCAGCATTGAGCACCGAACAATCCACAGGCCAAAGAGGGAAAAATGTCACCTTGCCTACATTGGGCCAGATGAAGAATACAAAGGATATTTTGACTTTTTAGAACTCTGTCAAACATTGGATAACAATCAATTTGAAATCTTCACCTACGGTCATGTACCTAACGATATGGCACCATCCTTCGTTCATCAAATGGGCAGGTTTTCCCAGAATGAAACGGATGCAGTTTATCAAAATATTGACATTCTGGTAGTTCCAAGCAAGTGGAAAGAAACCTTTGGCTTGGTTATTTTGGAAGCTCTCTCTTATGGCGTTACGGTTTATGCCAGTGAGCATGTTGGGGCAAAGGATTTGCTTGAATCTGAGACAATCTTTTCAAGAGTTCAAGAATTAAAAGAGAAGTTAGCTGTCCAGCCAGTGTCTAGTCGGGTCAAATTATTGAATGAGCATGTGGATGAATTACTAGCCTTATATGCTGAAAGGGAAAACAAATGAACCTATCTAAAATTGTCAAAAAAGTAACAGGCAAACAGATACATTCTGAAGTGACTCTTGGCTATGTTGTTGGAAGAGGCCTTCCCTTCCTTATCGGTTTGCTAAAAGGCATGCT from Streptococcus oriscaviae includes the following:
- a CDS encoding glycosyltransferase, which codes for MNILHYTIGFGPERTGGLVKYAQDIMEEQIRQGHEVSALYPASQLFFGKKVAIKKGAGEGIQKYKLVNSLPLALFGGIKTPEDFMVSCDPEPYRLFLQTLQPDVIHVHSLIGLHKEFFEVANSLKIRMVFTAHDYYGLAPLPTFYYNGRSFDEDNSNLAWNILSADALSTDKLRIFQSSLYPTIRKVMKQLGKNPKHKAYQAIETIEEKTDYASLRNYYLEIFSKIDCIHFNSELCKEVYTKNVSTLKQLAVCSITNSSIEHRTIHRPKREKCHLAYIGPDEEYKGYFDFLELCQTLDNNQFEIFTYGHVPNDMAPSFVHQMGRFSQNETDAVYQNIDILVVPSKWKETFGLVILEALSYGVTVYASEHVGAKDLLESETIFSRVQELKEKLAVQPVSSRVKLLNEHVDELLALYAERENK